One genomic segment of Burkholderiaceae bacterium includes these proteins:
- a CDS encoding Lrp/AsnC family transcriptional regulator: MTSSALDKLDRAILLRLQADGRAPCEAIGEQVGLSASAVLRRVKRLEDSGVIERTVALLRPEAVGLGLVAYVNVRLEKHQGGAKRNPMDEFRASVQGWPEVVECAALTGEMDFLLRLVVQDMGAYSRFMMDTLLRHPAVQDCKTSFVMDRVKSTTALPI, from the coding sequence ATGACGTCCAGCGCACTCGACAAGCTCGACCGGGCCATCTTGCTGCGCCTGCAGGCGGACGGGCGCGCGCCCTGCGAGGCCATCGGCGAGCAGGTGGGCCTGTCGGCCAGCGCCGTGCTGCGGCGCGTCAAGCGGCTGGAGGACAGCGGCGTGATCGAGCGCACGGTGGCCCTGCTGCGGCCCGAGGCCGTGGGCCTGGGCCTGGTGGCCTACGTCAACGTGCGGCTGGAAAAGCACCAGGGCGGCGCCAAGCGCAACCCCATGGACGAGTTCCGCGCCAGCGTGCAGGGCTGGCCCGAGGTGGTCGAATGCGCCGCGCTGACCGGCGAGATGGATTTCTTGCTGCGGCTGGTGGTGCAGGACATGGGGGCGTATTCGCGCTTCATGATGGACACGCTGCTGCGCCACCCGGCGGTGCAGGACTGCAAGACCAGCTTCGTGATGGACCGGGTCAAGTCCACCACCGCGCTGCCGATTTGA
- the glyQ gene encoding glycine--tRNA ligase subunit alpha, with amino-acid sequence MLTFQQIILQLQQYWDAQGCALLQPYDMEVGAGTSHTATFLRAIGPEPWKAAYVQPSRRPKDGRYGDNPNRGQHYYQYQVVLKPAPDNILELYLGSLQALGFDLKKNDIRFVEDDWENPTLGAWGLGWEVWLNGMEVTQFTYFQQVGGIDCRPATGEITYGLERLAMYLQGVENMFELLWTVDADGRKLTYGDVFHQNEVEQSTYNFEHSDVDFLFTAFDAHEKQAKHLVDVQLALPAYEQVLKAAHSFNLLDARGAISVTERAAYIGRIRNLARAVAASYYDSRERLGFPLAPREWVAQIEPKAA; translated from the coding sequence ATGCTCACCTTCCAGCAGATCATTCTCCAGCTCCAGCAATACTGGGACGCGCAGGGCTGCGCGCTGCTGCAGCCCTACGACATGGAGGTGGGCGCCGGCACCTCGCACACCGCCACCTTCCTGCGCGCCATCGGCCCCGAGCCCTGGAAGGCCGCCTACGTGCAGCCCAGCCGCCGCCCCAAGGACGGCCGCTACGGCGACAACCCCAACCGCGGCCAGCACTACTACCAGTACCAGGTCGTGCTCAAGCCCGCGCCCGACAACATCCTGGAGCTGTACCTGGGCAGCCTGCAGGCGCTGGGGTTCGACCTGAAGAAGAACGACATCCGCTTCGTCGAAGACGACTGGGAGAACCCCACGCTGGGCGCCTGGGGCCTGGGCTGGGAGGTGTGGCTCAACGGCATGGAGGTGACCCAGTTCACCTACTTCCAGCAGGTGGGCGGCATCGACTGCCGGCCCGCCACCGGCGAGATCACCTACGGCCTGGAGCGCCTGGCCATGTACCTGCAGGGCGTGGAGAACATGTTCGAGCTGCTGTGGACGGTGGATGCCGATGGCCGCAAGCTGACTTACGGCGATGTGTTCCACCAGAACGAGGTCGAGCAGTCCACCTACAACTTCGAGCATTCGGACGTGGACTTTCTGTTCACCGCCTTCGACGCGCACGAGAAGCAGGCCAAACACCTGGTGGACGTGCAGCTGGCCCTGCCCGCGTACGAGCAGGTGCTCAAGGCCGCGCACAGCTTCAACCTGCTGGACGCGCGCGGCGCCATCAGCGTGACCGAGCGCGCCGCCTACATCGGCCGCATCCGCAACCTGGCGCGCGCCGTGGCCGCCAGCTACTACGACAGCCGCGAGCGCCTGGGCTTTCCGCTGGCGCCGCGCGAGTGGGTGGCGCAGATCGAGCCGAAGGCGGCTTGA
- the lnt gene encoding apolipoprotein N-acyltransferase: MVQGLAHADGRRVIAALIALAAGALHALALADPWTGQAHGWLQGLSLVLLVALLMPAPHAGRPRWRRGLTLAWLFALAWLAGTFWWLFISMHVYGGLSAALAVAAVLALAGLLALYYGVAGALFVHWARRERPATAALLFAALWTLAELARGRWFTGFPWGAGGYAHVDGALAALARWVGVYGIGLAAAWLAALLALALGRRAGPQAQPARGLAVAGLLAALLLGWGLARPWLPTPPTPAGPRLEVALLQGNIAQDEKFIPGTGVVDSLRWYGEQLQANTAPLVLAPETALPLLPRQLPEGYWAALQARYARPGQAALLGMPLGDLDTGYTNSAVGLAPGQAAPYRYDKHHLVPFGEFIPPLFRWFVQLMNIPLGDFTPGAINQPSFAWQGQRLAPNICYEDLFGEELAARFADPATAPTAFVNLSNIAWFGDTVAIDQHLAISRMRALEFERPVLRATNTGATAIVDAQGRVTQQLPRLTRGVLRGTFQGGTGITPYAAWAARWGLAPLWGAAALIVLAAAAAGRRGD, from the coding sequence CTGGTACAAGGTCTCGCGCACGCCGACGGGCGCCGCGTGATCGCCGCCCTGATCGCGCTGGCCGCCGGCGCGCTGCACGCGCTGGCGCTGGCCGACCCCTGGACCGGCCAGGCCCACGGCTGGCTGCAGGGGCTCAGCCTGGTGCTGCTGGTGGCCTTGCTGATGCCCGCGCCGCACGCCGGGCGCCCGCGCTGGCGGCGCGGGCTGACGCTGGCCTGGCTGTTCGCGCTGGCCTGGCTGGCGGGCACCTTCTGGTGGCTGTTCATCTCGATGCACGTCTACGGCGGCCTGAGCGCGGCGCTGGCCGTGGCGGCGGTGCTGGCGCTGGCGGGCCTGCTGGCCTTGTATTACGGCGTGGCGGGCGCCCTGTTCGTGCACTGGGCGCGGCGCGAGCGGCCGGCGACGGCGGCGCTGCTGTTTGCCGCGCTATGGACGCTGGCCGAGCTGGCGCGCGGGCGCTGGTTCACCGGCTTTCCCTGGGGCGCCGGCGGCTATGCGCACGTGGACGGCGCGCTGGCCGCCCTCGCCCGCTGGGTGGGCGTGTACGGCATCGGCTTGGCGGCGGCCTGGCTGGCGGCGCTGCTGGCGCTGGCCCTGGGCCGGCGCGCAGGGCCCCAGGCGCAGCCGGCGCGCGGCCTGGCCGTTGCGGGGCTGCTGGCCGCGCTGCTGCTGGGCTGGGGGCTGGCCCGGCCCTGGCTGCCCACGCCGCCCACGCCCGCGGGCCCGCGGCTGGAGGTGGCGCTGCTGCAGGGCAACATCGCGCAGGACGAGAAGTTCATCCCCGGCACCGGCGTGGTCGATTCGCTGCGCTGGTACGGCGAGCAGCTGCAGGCCAACACCGCCCCGCTGGTGCTGGCGCCCGAAACCGCCCTGCCGCTGCTGCCGCGCCAGCTGCCCGAGGGCTACTGGGCGGCGCTGCAGGCGCGCTACGCCCGGCCGGGCCAGGCGGCGCTGCTGGGCATGCCGCTGGGCGATCTGGATACCGGCTACACCAACTCGGCCGTCGGCCTGGCGCCAGGGCAAGCTGCGCCCTACCGCTACGACAAGCACCACCTGGTGCCGTTCGGCGAATTCATCCCGCCGCTGTTTCGCTGGTTCGTGCAGCTGATGAACATCCCGCTGGGCGACTTCACGCCGGGCGCCATCAACCAGCCGTCCTTTGCGTGGCAGGGCCAGCGCCTGGCGCCCAACATCTGCTACGAGGACCTGTTCGGCGAGGAGCTGGCGGCGCGCTTTGCCGACCCGGCCACCGCCCCCACGGCCTTCGTCAACCTGAGCAACATCGCCTGGTTCGGCGACACGGTGGCCATCGACCAGCACCTGGCCATCAGCCGCATGCGCGCGCTGGAGTTCGAGCGCCCGGTGCTGCGCGCCACCAACACCGGCGCCACGGCCATCGTCGACGCGCAAGGCCGCGTCACGCAGCAGCTGCCGCGCCTGACGCGCGGCGTGCTGCGCGGCACCTTCCAGGGCGGCACCGGCATCACGCCCTACGCGGCGTGGGCGGCGCGCTGGGGCCTGGCGCCGCTGTGGGGCGCGGCGGCGCTGATCGTGCTGGCCGCGGCGGCGGCCGGGCGGCGCGGGGATTGA
- the fabA gene encoding 3-hydroxyacyl-[acyl-carrier-protein] dehydratase FabA, which translates to MAESFSYEQLIASGEGRLFGPEAGRLPLPPMLMFDRITHIDDSGGAHGLGKIVAELDVKPELWFFACHFQGDPVMPGCLGLDAMWQLIGFFLTWLRLPGRGRALGAGEVKFTGEVGPDVKLVTYEIDIKRVVRRKLNMAIGDARLLADGKEIYVANDLRVGLFLREGDSKETP; encoded by the coding sequence ATGGCTGAATCCTTTTCCTACGAGCAGTTGATCGCCTCCGGCGAGGGCCGTCTGTTCGGGCCCGAGGCGGGGCGCCTGCCCCTGCCGCCCATGCTGATGTTCGACCGCATCACGCACATCGACGACAGCGGCGGCGCGCACGGCCTGGGCAAGATCGTGGCCGAGCTGGACGTCAAGCCCGAGCTGTGGTTTTTCGCCTGCCACTTCCAGGGCGACCCGGTGATGCCCGGCTGCCTGGGGCTGGACGCCATGTGGCAGCTGATCGGCTTTTTCCTGACCTGGCTGCGCCTGCCCGGCCGCGGGCGCGCGCTGGGCGCGGGCGAGGTCAAGTTCACCGGCGAGGTGGGCCCCGACGTGAAGCTCGTGACCTACGAAATCGACATCAAGCGCGTGGTGCGCCGCAAGCTGAACATGGCCATCGGCGACGCGCGCCTGCTGGCCGACGGCAAGGAAATCTACGTCGCCAATGACTTGCGCGTGGGCCTCTTTTTACGCGAGGGCGACAGCAAGGAAACGCCATGA
- a CDS encoding glycine--tRNA ligase subunit beta: protein MTANNLLVELFVEELPPKALKKLGEAFAARLFEQLAAQGQITADSQVTPYASPRRLAAHITQVAAKAADKPVRHKLMPVSVGLDAQGQPTPALLKKLQALGLDAAAVPSLQRAVDGKAEALFHDSVAPGATLQAALQKALHEAIAHLPIPKVMTYQLQHGTPLPGWDSVQFVRPAHGLLALHGAEVVPVTALGLSAGRVTHGHRFEAARDPIEIAHADQYADTLRGQGAVIASFGERRALIQSQIKTAATGAGPALHAIEDEALLDEVTALVERPKVLVCQFDPAFLEVPQECLILTMKANQKYFPLLDGAGRLTHRFLVVSNISPDDASAVIEGNERVVRPRLQDARFFFDQDRKKTLESRVPQLAKVVYHNRLGTQGERSERVRVIARAIGEQLGGATLAAQASQAAHLAKADLVSDMVGEFPELQGTMGRYYALHDGLPPEVADAIEDHYKPRFAGDSLPRGPVGTVVALADKLETLVGLFGIGSLPTGDRDPFALRRHALGVIRMLAEKQLPLDLPALLDAAARPFGALLANPVQSNAQLLAFIHERMAGYLRELGASTQEADAVIAAPLRASQLPQALAAVRAFAQLPEAPALAAANKRVGNILKKAEGEAGGAVQPELLREAAEKALYDALQTVAPQADAAFEQGDYTASLQRLAALKSPVDAFFDGVMVNADDPALKANRLCLLQQLHRAMNRVADLSRLAA from the coding sequence ATGACCGCCAACAACCTGCTCGTCGAACTCTTCGTCGAAGAACTCCCCCCCAAGGCGCTGAAGAAACTGGGCGAGGCCTTTGCCGCCCGGCTGTTCGAGCAGCTCGCGGCCCAGGGCCAAATCACGGCGGACAGCCAGGTCACGCCCTACGCCAGCCCGCGCCGGCTGGCCGCGCACATCACGCAGGTGGCGGCCAAGGCGGCCGACAAGCCGGTGCGCCACAAGCTGATGCCCGTGAGCGTGGGCCTGGATGCGCAGGGCCAGCCCACGCCGGCGCTGCTGAAGAAACTGCAGGCCCTGGGCCTGGACGCGGCCGCCGTGCCATCCCTGCAGCGCGCGGTGGACGGCAAGGCCGAGGCGCTGTTCCACGACAGCGTGGCCCCCGGCGCCACGCTGCAGGCGGCGCTGCAAAAGGCGCTGCACGAGGCCATCGCGCACCTGCCCATCCCCAAGGTGATGACCTACCAGCTGCAGCACGGCACGCCGCTGCCCGGCTGGGACAGCGTGCAGTTCGTGCGCCCGGCGCACGGCCTGCTGGCGCTGCACGGCGCCGAGGTGGTGCCGGTGACCGCACTGGGATTGAGCGCCGGCCGCGTCACGCACGGCCACCGCTTCGAGGCCGCGCGCGACCCGATCGAGATCGCCCACGCCGACCAGTACGCCGACACGCTGCGCGGGCAGGGTGCCGTGATCGCCTCCTTCGGGGAGCGCCGCGCCCTCATTCAATCGCAGATCAAAACGGCTGCAACCGGCGCGGGGCCAGCGCTGCACGCTATCGAAGACGAAGCATTGCTGGACGAGGTGACGGCCCTGGTCGAACGCCCCAAGGTGCTGGTGTGCCAGTTCGATCCGGCCTTCCTCGAAGTGCCGCAGGAGTGCCTGATCCTGACCATGAAGGCCAACCAGAAGTACTTTCCGCTGCTGGACGGCGCCGGCCGGCTGACGCACCGGTTCCTGGTGGTCAGCAACATCAGCCCCGACGATGCCAGCGCGGTGATCGAGGGCAACGAGCGCGTGGTGCGCCCGCGCCTGCAGGACGCCCGGTTCTTCTTCGACCAGGACCGCAAGAAGACGCTGGAAAGCCGCGTGCCGCAGCTGGCCAAGGTGGTCTACCACAACAGGCTGGGCACGCAGGGCGAGCGCAGCGAGCGCGTGCGCGTGATAGCCCGCGCGATCGGCGAGCAGCTGGGCGGCGCCACGCTGGCGGCGCAGGCCAGCCAGGCCGCGCACCTGGCCAAGGCCGACCTGGTGAGCGACATGGTGGGCGAGTTTCCGGAGCTGCAGGGCACGATGGGCCGCTACTACGCGCTGCACGACGGCCTGCCGCCCGAGGTGGCCGACGCCATCGAAGACCACTACAAGCCCCGCTTTGCCGGCGACAGCCTGCCGCGCGGGCCGGTGGGCACGGTGGTGGCGCTGGCCGACAAGCTGGAGACGCTGGTCGGCCTGTTCGGCATCGGCAGCCTGCCCACCGGCGACCGCGACCCCTTCGCCCTGCGCCGCCACGCGCTGGGCGTGATCCGCATGCTGGCCGAAAAGCAATTGCCGCTCGACCTGCCGGCCCTGCTGGATGCCGCCGCCCGGCCCTTTGGCGCGCTGCTGGCCAACCCGGTGCAAAGCAACGCGCAGCTGCTGGCCTTCATCCACGAGCGCATGGCCGGCTACCTGCGCGAGCTGGGCGCCAGCACGCAGGAGGCCGACGCCGTCATCGCCGCGCCGCTGCGCGCCAGCCAGCTGCCGCAGGCCCTGGCCGCCGTGCGCGCCTTCGCCCAGCTGCCCGAGGCGCCCGCCCTGGCCGCGGCCAACAAGCGCGTCGGCAACATCCTGAAGAAGGCCGAGGGCGAAGCCGGCGGCGCGGTCCAGCCCGAGCTGCTGCGCGAAGCCGCCGAAAAGGCCCTGTACGACGCCCTGCAAACCGTGGCCCCGCAGGCCGACGCCGCCTTCGAGCAGGGCGACTACACCGCCAGCCTGCAGCGGCTGGCCGCGCTCAAGAGCCCGGTCGATGCCTTCTTCGACGGCGTGATGGTCAACGCCGACGACCCGGCCCTCAAGGCCAACCGCCTGTGCCTGCTGCAGCAACTGCACCGGGCGATGAACCGGGTGGCCGACCTCTCGCGCCTGGCGGCCTGA
- the gmhB gene encoding D-glycero-beta-D-manno-heptose 1,7-bisphosphate 7-phosphatase, translating into MKLVIVDRDGTLNVEREGFLQSPDDWQALPGALDAIARLNHAGFQVVIAANWPGLGRGQVDMATVNAIHARMNKQLAAAGGRIEAIYFCPHAPDEGCTCRKPQPGLLRQIGERYKIDLARVHAVGNSASDAQAAQAAGCRVHLVLTGRGAPARTDPLPPEFPAGTQVHADLAAFATALIAADEAAHPEPQSSPA; encoded by the coding sequence ATGAAACTGGTCATCGTCGACCGCGACGGCACCCTCAACGTCGAGCGCGAAGGCTTCTTGCAGTCGCCCGACGACTGGCAGGCGCTGCCGGGCGCGCTGGATGCGATCGCGCGGCTCAACCACGCGGGCTTTCAGGTGGTGATTGCCGCCAACTGGCCCGGCCTGGGGCGCGGGCAGGTGGACATGGCCACCGTCAACGCCATCCACGCGCGCATGAACAAGCAGCTGGCGGCGGCCGGCGGACGCATCGAGGCGATCTACTTTTGCCCCCACGCGCCGGACGAAGGCTGCACCTGCCGCAAGCCGCAGCCGGGCCTGCTGCGCCAGATCGGCGAGCGCTACAAGATCGACCTGGCGCGCGTGCACGCCGTGGGCAACAGCGCCAGCGACGCGCAGGCCGCGCAGGCGGCCGGCTGCCGGGTGCACCTGGTGCTGACGGGCCGCGGCGCGCCGGCGCGCACCGACCCGCTGCCGCCCGAGTTTCCGGCCGGCACCCAGGTGCACGCCGACCTGGCGGCCTTCGCCACGGCCCTGATCGCGGCCGACGAAGCCGCCCACCCCGAGCCCCAATCCTCGCCCGCATGA
- the hppD gene encoding 4-hydroxyphenylpyruvate dioxygenase, with the protein MTAAQASTPATWDNPMGTDGFEFIEYAAPDPKAMGELFERMGFTAVARHRRKNVTLYRQGEINFIINAEPDSFAQRFARLHGPSICAIAFRVADAKAAYERAIGLGAWGYAGHAGPGELNIPAIKGIGDSIIYFIDRWRGKGGASAGEIGNIGFYDVDFEPLPGVHGAAAINPEGYGLTVIDHLTHNVHKGRMDEWAGFYERLFNFREVRYFDIEGQATGVKSKAMTSPCGKIRIPINEEGNEKKGQIQEYLDMYHGEGVQHIALASKDIYHAVDQLGLAGVKLLDTSDTYYELLPKRIPGLQEPIGELQSRNILVDGRQGELLLQIFSENQLGPIFFEFIQRKGNEGFGEGNFKALFETMELDQIRRGTLKTGA; encoded by the coding sequence ATGACCGCAGCGCAAGCATCCACCCCCGCCACCTGGGACAACCCGATGGGCACCGACGGCTTCGAGTTCATCGAATACGCCGCGCCCGACCCCAAGGCCATGGGCGAGCTGTTCGAGCGCATGGGCTTCACCGCCGTGGCCCGGCACCGCCGCAAGAACGTCACGCTGTACCGCCAGGGCGAGATCAACTTCATCATCAACGCCGAGCCCGACAGCTTTGCCCAGCGCTTCGCGCGCCTGCACGGGCCCAGCATCTGCGCCATCGCCTTTCGCGTGGCCGACGCCAAGGCCGCCTACGAGCGCGCCATCGGCCTGGGCGCCTGGGGCTACGCCGGCCACGCCGGGCCGGGCGAGCTGAACATCCCGGCCATCAAGGGCATTGGTGACTCCATCATCTACTTCATCGACCGCTGGCGCGGCAAGGGCGGCGCTTCGGCCGGCGAGATCGGCAACATCGGCTTCTACGACGTCGACTTCGAGCCGCTGCCGGGCGTGCACGGCGCCGCCGCCATCAACCCCGAGGGCTATGGCCTGACGGTCATCGACCACCTGACGCACAACGTGCACAAGGGCCGCATGGACGAGTGGGCGGGCTTCTACGAGCGCCTGTTCAACTTCCGCGAGGTGCGCTACTTCGACATCGAGGGTCAGGCCACCGGCGTCAAGAGCAAGGCCATGACCAGCCCCTGCGGCAAGATTCGCATCCCGATCAACGAAGAGGGCAACGAGAAGAAGGGCCAGATCCAGGAGTACCTGGACATGTACCACGGCGAGGGCGTGCAGCACATCGCGCTGGCCAGCAAGGACATCTACCACGCGGTGGACCAGCTGGGCCTGGCGGGCGTCAAGCTGCTGGACACCAGCGACACCTACTACGAGCTGCTGCCCAAGCGCATCCCCGGCCTGCAAGAGCCCATCGGCGAGCTGCAGTCGCGCAACATCCTGGTCGACGGCCGGCAGGGCGAGCTGCTGCTGCAGATCTTCAGCGAGAACCAGCTGGGCCCGATCTTCTTCGAGTTCATCCAGCGCAAGGGCAACGAAGGCTTCGGCGAGGGCAACTTCAAGGCCCTGTTCGAGACCATGGAGCTGGACCAGATTCGCCGCGGCACCTTGAAGACCGGGGCCTGA
- a CDS encoding GNAT family N-acetyltransferase, protein MQTFDLSRPADAAPAVSPTVAPATPRAPYAQASAIVPIREIGVRYRARIARHLLDLDEHDRYLRFGYAASDEQIRHYVDGLNFERDQVFGIFNRRLRMIAMAHLAYPGDMSKANFAEFGVSVARHARGRGYGRLLFERTAIHAVNHGVDTLYIHALSENTAMLKIARNAGAVIERAGSESECYLRLPEATFKSRLDQLLADQVGEVDYWIKSEAAALRSVLATMQEVRESVREGRHKSGS, encoded by the coding sequence ATGCAAACCTTCGACCTCTCCCGCCCCGCAGACGCTGCGCCGGCCGTGAGCCCCACGGTCGCCCCGGCCACGCCTCGCGCGCCCTACGCCCAGGCCAGCGCCATCGTGCCGATCCGCGAGATCGGCGTGCGCTACCGCGCGCGCATCGCGCGCCACCTGCTCGACCTGGACGAGCACGACCGCTACCTGCGCTTCGGCTACGCGGCCAGCGACGAGCAGATCCGCCACTACGTGGACGGCCTGAACTTCGAGCGCGACCAGGTGTTCGGCATCTTCAACCGCCGCCTGCGGATGATCGCGATGGCCCACCTGGCCTACCCCGGCGACATGAGCAAGGCCAACTTTGCCGAATTCGGCGTCTCGGTCGCCAGGCACGCGCGCGGCCGCGGCTACGGCCGCCTGCTGTTCGAGCGCACCGCCATCCACGCCGTCAACCACGGGGTGGACACGCTGTACATCCACGCGCTGAGCGAAAACACCGCCATGCTGAAGATCGCGCGCAACGCCGGCGCCGTGATCGAGCGCGCCGGCAGCGAGAGCGAGTGCTACCTGCGCCTGCCCGAAGCCACCTTCAAGAGCCGCCTGGACCAGCTGCTGGCCGACCAGGTGGGCGAGGTGGACTACTGGATCAAGAGCGAAGCGGCGGCCCTGCGCAGCGTGCTGGCCACCATGCAGGAGGTGCGCGAGAGCGTGCGCGAAGGGCGGCACAAGAGCGGCAGCTGA
- the fabB gene encoding beta-ketoacyl-ACP synthase I: MNKRRVVITGAGIVSCIGNDLAAVEASLRQGRSGIKAAPQFAELGLRSQVAGAPEIDLESRIDRKQLRFMGDAAAYAQIALEDAIQQAGLAPGQVSHPRTGLIMGSGGGSPANQIEAADTLRSKGIRRVGPYQVTRCMGSTVSANLATNFRIKGINYSITSACSTSAHCIGAAAQQIAWGTQDVMFAGGGEELSWGLALLFDGMGAMSSKYNATPEKASRPYDANRDGFVIAGGGGAVVLESLEHAQARGATILAEVAGFGISSDGEDMVAPSGEGAVACMRQAIEGLAEPIDYINTHGTSTPVGDVPELHAIRKVFGDRIPPFSSTKSLAGHSQGATGVQEAIFSLIMLMKGFIAGSANVETPDPAVGDMPLVTRAREATLRQVLSNSFGFGGTNACLVLRHWG; this comes from the coding sequence ATGAACAAACGGCGCGTAGTCATCACGGGCGCGGGCATCGTCTCGTGCATCGGCAACGATCTGGCGGCGGTCGAGGCCTCGCTGCGCCAGGGCCGCTCGGGCATCAAGGCGGCGCCCCAGTTCGCCGAGCTGGGCCTGCGCAGCCAGGTGGCCGGCGCGCCCGAGATCGACCTGGAGTCGCGCATCGACCGCAAGCAGCTGCGCTTCATGGGCGACGCGGCGGCCTACGCGCAGATCGCGCTGGAAGACGCGATCCAGCAGGCGGGCCTGGCGCCCGGGCAGGTGAGCCACCCGCGCACCGGCCTGATCATGGGCTCGGGCGGCGGCTCGCCGGCCAACCAGATCGAGGCCGCCGACACCCTGCGCAGCAAGGGCATCCGCCGCGTCGGGCCCTACCAGGTCACGCGCTGCATGGGCTCCACGGTGTCGGCCAACCTGGCGACCAATTTCCGCATCAAGGGCATCAACTACTCCATCACCTCCGCCTGCTCGACCTCGGCGCACTGCATCGGCGCGGCCGCGCAGCAGATCGCCTGGGGCACGCAGGACGTGATGTTCGCCGGCGGCGGCGAGGAGCTGTCCTGGGGCCTGGCGCTGCTGTTCGACGGCATGGGCGCCATGTCCAGCAAGTACAACGCCACGCCCGAGAAGGCCTCGCGCCCCTACGACGCCAACCGCGACGGCTTCGTCATCGCCGGCGGCGGCGGCGCCGTGGTGCTGGAGAGCCTGGAGCATGCGCAGGCGCGCGGCGCCACCATCCTGGCCGAGGTGGCGGGCTTCGGCATCTCGTCCGACGGCGAGGACATGGTGGCCCCGTCCGGCGAGGGCGCGGTGGCCTGCATGCGCCAGGCCATCGAGGGCCTGGCCGAGCCGATCGACTACATCAACACCCACGGCACCTCCACCCCGGTGGGCGACGTGCCCGAGCTGCACGCCATCCGCAAGGTGTTCGGCGACCGCATCCCGCCGTTTTCCAGCACCAAGTCGCTGGCCGGCCACTCGCAGGGCGCCACCGGCGTGCAGGAGGCCATCTTCAGCCTGATCATGCTGATGAAGGGCTTCATCGCCGGCTCGGCCAACGTCGAGACGCCCGACCCGGCCGTGGGCGACATGCCGCTGGTCACCCGCGCGCGCGAGGCCACGCTGCGCCAGGTGCTGTCCAACAGCTTCGGCTTTGGCGGCACCAACGCCTGCCTGGTGCTGCGGCACTGGGGCTGA
- a CDS encoding CBS domain-containing protein encodes MPDPHPARPHEREDKRSLLRKLIEFIRPGPDSTDELIEALAEAEDKSLIDAESRIMLEGVLRLSDQSAGDVMVAAPRMDLLDIEAPYDELLRQVITTAHSRFPVYQGERENIIGILLAKDLLKLQRAPQLNLRTLLRPPVFIPESKGLNDLLREFRANRNHLAIVVDEFGRTAGLVTIEDVLEEIVGEIEDEFDIEGDAGDIFALPDNSWRVAGDTPLERFNESFGVHLGADPDGDLDVEFDTIGGLIAHEMGHVPSRGERFSLGGLDFVVLHTKGGAVRWYKVSRTPTGAA; translated from the coding sequence TTGCCCGACCCCCACCCTGCGCGCCCCCATGAGCGCGAAGACAAGCGCAGCCTGCTGCGCAAGCTGATCGAGTTCATCCGCCCGGGGCCCGACTCCACCGACGAGCTGATCGAGGCCCTGGCCGAGGCCGAGGACAAGTCGCTGATCGACGCCGAGAGCCGCATCATGCTGGAGGGCGTGCTGCGCCTGTCCGACCAGAGCGCGGGCGACGTGATGGTGGCCGCCCCGCGCATGGACCTGCTGGACATCGAGGCGCCCTACGACGAGCTGCTGCGCCAGGTCATCACCACCGCGCACTCGCGCTTTCCGGTCTACCAGGGCGAGCGCGAGAACATCATCGGCATCCTGCTGGCCAAGGACCTGCTCAAGCTGCAGCGCGCGCCCCAGCTGAACCTGCGCACCCTGCTGCGCCCGCCGGTGTTCATCCCCGAGAGCAAGGGCCTGAACGACCTGCTGCGCGAGTTCCGCGCCAACCGCAACCACCTGGCCATCGTGGTCGACGAGTTCGGCCGCACGGCCGGGCTGGTGACCATCGAGGACGTGCTGGAGGAGATCGTCGGCGAGATCGAGGACGAGTTCGACATCGAGGGCGACGCCGGCGACATCTTCGCCCTGCCCGACAACAGCTGGCGCGTGGCCGGCGACACGCCCCTGGAGCGCTTCAACGAGTCCTTCGGCGTGCACCTGGGCGCGGACCCGGACGGCGACCTGGACGTCGAGTTCGACACCATCGGCGGGCTGATCGCCCACGAGATGGGCCACGTGCCCAGCCGGGGCGAGCGCTTCAGCCTGGGCGGGCTGGACTTCGTGGTGCTGCACACCAAGGGCGGCGCGGTGCGCTGGTACAAGGTCTCGCGCACGCCGACGGGCGCCGCGTGA